GTCACACCGGCGGGTCCTCCTCAGGTATTCTCCATATTTATAGAGTGTTCAGATGAATATTTAGCAATATTCACAAGCCAGATTTAACTGCTGAGGTACATTTTACATGCACATTTAGTAGGTTAGcagaaaattaattttaagttatCATACAAGAGCTAATAATACGTGAAAAACCAGTATTGTTATAATGCCAGGGTCAAGAGCAACCTAGAGGGAGAAAGAAGCTCAGAAGTAAAAGTAacaataacatgaagaaacactgTTACTTCAGTTTAGCTTTCTCCGTTTTTAGCTAGCTCTTTTCTGAAAAGTAAAGCtgaatattttagaaatatgatCCTTTAAGATCCTGTTTGTATCTAAGAGGACTACAATAAACTaccgctcaaaagtttgggaacaattgagttttttaatgtttttgaaagatattattaccaaatctgcatttatttgatcaaaatacagttaaaacattagtattgtgaaatattattgcaatttaaaataacagttttctgtcaTTTATTCTGTTATTTAAGCTGgatattcagcagccattactgaaGAAtcattttctcattattatcaatatttaaaatagttgtgCAGCTTAGTATtcttgtgaaaaccatgataaaaTTTTCAGgatagaaaattatttaaaatcaaatgtttgtaaaatgatcAATGCCTTTAATgtcttttttgatcaatttaatgcgtccttgctgaagAAAAGTAGTAATTTCTTATAACAAATAATCATACTGACCATTCTTTTGAGGCATAACAATGTTTTACAAACAGTGCTAGCATGCTTCTGATGCTGCATGAAATCTAAAAGAATCTGTGTGGTAAATTATATATTTCAGTCTCTCAGCGATGAGGACTCATTCAAAAAAATTTCCACTTTAgaggaagttcaaaagaaaattGATGAACTACTCACCAGCCTTACTGAGAGgtgaatttattcatttattttacaatatcagAACAACCTGAATGGCAGGTTTATAGTTTGTTTCTGTGTTTGAATTTGGTCTAGGATGCACAAAGATGGCAGGCAGCCACACACATTCAGACTAACGATTCGCCGATACACGGTCACCAATCGCTGGTTCAGTCGAGAGAGCCGACAGTGTCCTATACCCAACCACACTGGGCTCAAGATCACCTGCGGTACAGTTTTGTTCTTTTGCATGCTTTAAACGTATAATTCCATACACAATCATCTCACAATTCACTTAAATTGCAATAAACAGAAGTGATATAAATGTGACATCTTCAGATTTTTACTCTGTTATGTTTTTGGtattcacattttctttttttgtattaggAAGGAGCGAGGCTGTGCCTCAGTTACTGGCACTGTCAGTGAAGCTATTTCATAAAATGGTGGACACACGTGAGCCGTTCCATCTGACCCTGCTGAATGTGTGTTTTAGTAACCTGCAGGCTAAAGGCTCTGGCAAGAGCTCCATCACCTCTTTCTTTACACAGAAATGTCCTACAACAACACAAATGACATCTCAACACCAGGTCAATATGTATGATTTTCCTTATTTTAgagttattaattatattaatatataataatctgcatttaaaaaaaaaaaaaaaatcagccagTACCACTGGCTCCATTTTACAGCTGAGCTTATGCTTTCTGTTTTATCAAAGTCATACCTGAGCTTTAAACTAAAGCAACACTGTACATTTtggcgctctagcggttaataaacagaactgcacgcaTACCGCGGAAGAACATTCTAACCGTAGCTATTTCTCCACGTTTATATCTATGGTGATTCACGCAGGTATGTGTTACTCCGCAGCGGTGACGACCCGAGCCGGCTACAATAGTCCAAAATTAATCACTTATTATAAATGTACCGTAGTGATTTGGGATAAGACAAAAAGGTGGGTTGGTGGATTAACTTATGATGTACTTGCTCGTTATAAACATTTGAACATAGAAaaagttacatagtgttgctttaatggGACTTTCCCTTTATTATGAGTTGAATACTTTTGATAAAAACTGATAAGGGactaatttttcatttattttattttttattcatatttatgaatataaacaTTACCTTTCAAAAGTTGGGATAAGGTtggtaatttttattttcttttttacagtttaaaataatggttttctattttgaaatattttaaaatacaatttatttctgTAACGTCAAAGCTGAAATTTCTGCAGCCAtcgctccagtcttcagtgtcacatgatatttcAGGAATTatgttaatatgctgatttggtgctcaagaaactatttctatttaaaatagaaatgttttttttatacatttctttactgccacttttgatctaTGTAATAGATCCTtgtttgaataaaagtattttctttacaaataaatcacccaaacctttgaacagtagttttatatatttattttatgtatttattcatgaatAACTCAGTTACAGATTAATTCTTACTAACTGAAAGCTACATATTTAGCCTTTTATATGTTCATCATTCACGGCAGCAGTAACTTGAAACAGCAAAAGTTAACAGTCTATCTTTTGATTTGTCACCAGGTGGAACCTGATATCTTTGAGCCTGCTGTAAACTACCAATTCACTCAACCAGATGTTTTACATAAAGAAGATAAAACATGGATCAGCATGAAACCCATAAAACACACATGGCTATCTCCAACCCGAGAATTACAAACACAGCCACCCTTCATCAACTCCAACTCTCCCAGGCAGCATGTTTTAGAGCACTCACAAGATACAAGCATCAACACAACAGAGTCTTGTTTGAGCAGTGTTCCCGAGAAAACATTGTGTTCCAGGCTGCCTCCAGGTGTCGATCCAGAAGTATTCAAACTCCTTCCTGAACACATTCAGACGGAGCTGATTTCCAGTTTTCAAAGTGAAGACTCCGCACAGCTCAATTACGGACCCACTGCAACATCTTTTGAAGATGCTGACCCAGCAGATCATTTCACGTTGGCTGTTAACCAACCAGAACCTTGTGAGTCAGCACTGAATTATAACAAAAATTCTTTGTCTCATAATGAACTCAGCAAGACTTTGTCATCTGCTCGGTCCACCATGGAATTAAATTCTGGACAAGAAAGTCATGATATCCCACCTGCCACCCAATCAGATGTCCCTGCAAATGTGGACCCTTATGTATTCTCACAACTTCCTGCTGATGTGCAAAGGGAGTTACTGACAGAGTGGAGACAGCAGAAACCAGTCCTAAAAATCCCATCCAAACACTCGCATAAAACCTCCAATACCAGAGACAAGAAGAGTGCTGCTAAAGGCAGCCAGTGTaacaacatactgaaatacttcaaACCTAACTGAGCACAGAAACACTCAAGTGCCTGTAAATTAAtactaaaaatacatatttaaaccaTATCTTTGTAAATCAGCCTTTGTAGAGGAATGAAGAAATGTAattttgtcaccatttactcaccttcatgtcaaaCCTGTATGACGTACTTTCTTCCACTGAACATGAAAAGGGATGCTGGGAAACAAGATCATCCTGGTTTGGAGcaattagggtgagtaaataacgaCAGAATTTTCATGTTTCTGTTAAGTATCACATTCAGATatgtattattttgttaataaaaacttttaaa
Above is a window of Carassius carassius chromosome 4, fCarCar2.1, whole genome shotgun sequence DNA encoding:
- the poli gene encoding DNA polymerase iota, coding for MDTDEEENNDWDRSLESDMLETEGSSTDSVTSKSQRVILHFDLDCFYAQVEMIRNPALRTKPLGIQQKYIIVTCNYVAREQGVNKLMSVTDAMEKCPQLVLVKGEDLTHYREMSYKVTELLMSYCPLVERLGFDENFMDVTEMVKRRLKETRISDLSFNGHIYKHESMAVDEENVRLAVGSVIAAEMRQAIFSTLGLTGCSGIANSKLLAKLVSGTFKPNQQTTLLPYSTAELMSSLTGLIKVPGIGYKTREKLKALGLISVRDLQLYPLPDLVREFGEVTAKKIQNLSCGTDESPVTPAGPPQSLSDEDSFKKISTLEEVQKKIDELLTSLTERMHKDGRQPHTFRLTIRRYTVTNRWFSRESRQCPIPNHTGLKITCGRSEAVPQLLALSVKLFHKMVDTREPFHLTLLNVCFSNLQAKGSGKSSITSFFTQKCPTTTQMTSQHQVEPDIFEPAVNYQFTQPDVLHKEDKTWISMKPIKHTWLSPTRELQTQPPFINSNSPRQHVLEHSQDTSINTTESCLSSVPEKTLCSRLPPGVDPEVFKLLPEHIQTELISSFQSEDSAQLNYGPTATSFEDADPADHFTLAVNQPEPCESALNYNKNSLSHNELSKTLSSARSTMELNSGQESHDIPPATQSDVPANVDPYVFSQLPADVQRELLTEWRQQKPVLKIPSKHSHKTSNTRDKKSAAKGSQCNNILKYFKPN